TCTACCGTTGCATTTTCTGCCGGTTCAATCGTTTCCCACAAACCATTTGCTTCAAGAATTGTCTTGATACGAATAGCCCAAAccgtatagtttgttggtttcagaatcggacactgaaactgggaaaGAGAACTTCCTTCCTTTTGAATTACAATTTGTTGATTCGGTCCGGTTGCTCCCGACATGGTTTCTGACCGAATGATTTTCACTTTGACAAACTTGTAATCAAAACAACCCTTCACTTTTTGTTTCTAAAAACTTCTTGTCCACCAATACGAACCACCCGTACCGGTAAAATTCAATTCCCTTGAATTCAATAAACTTTCAAATCTTAACCCGCGAATAACCACAACGCGTAGTAATCAACAATCTAATTCGCACTAAACCCCGGAATCAAACAAACCCTAGATTCCTAACCAACCCTTCGGTTCAACCGATCACCCTAGAACCGAACTAAAAAATGAATTGAACTTGCGAATTGAAAACGAAAAtgaaacctgatcgcgaattccctgcgatgccttgcgattcccacgcctagagcctgacgctctgataccaattgttggccccaaaatggatctttgatctctagaacGTGATAACAAACTTGAATAACTTGAATAATAACCGAATGTATACAATATCGAATTGAGAGTATATACAATTGATTTCGGATGTAATGAACAACGTACAAATGAATCTAActatccctatttatagtttcctACGGGTACGAGTGAATAGACACGTCTCTTCGTGAAAAGTCGTGTCTCTTGGATGTGTGGTTGTGATTGAATCTTGAAGAGGTGTGTTGATTCTCGTCCATATGATCAACAGTCGCGTCCCTTGTTCCTTTCCTTGGTGTCGATTCGAAATGGTGTGTGTGTAGAGACACACCCATTCGGTTATTAAGGTAGTTTCCATCTTCCATgttgtcaactttggtcctcgTACTTTATAACCGCCATGTAACCGCCATCTAAATAACTATTAACTATATACACAATAACCCTTGTACTTGAGGATGTATATGATTAGTGATTTCAGATAGATCAGCTACGAGGGTAAATCTAAAAAGAAGGAATGTTGACATCACTTCTATTATTTATGTGTCTTTTTTGCGATAATTACtaggaaacggtggaacatctaTTTACTGGGCATGATCAACATATATGCTCCagcttgagggggagtgttaaataaaataaataaaaatatgtaTACACTTGTAGCTACTTGCTAGTTTAAGGAGATAAAGTTTCTAGAACCTCAATAATTCTACAACTTGTCTATTAGAATCTTAGTTTCTTCTCCTAAAAATAGGATGTAttttgtaaccttttttctttgAGAAATCACAAGTATTCTCCTGGAGTTGTTCATTTCACATCAGATTTCAGTTTGTTTCAAATCTGATTTCGGTTTATTTCAAGCAACAGGTCAAACCGAGTTTAAATCAAATCAGGTTACATTTTTACAGGTCAATACGGGTTCAATaataagataattcttaaaaaggttttgttcCTTACAAATAATTTGACCCATTGAACCAGTTTCAATGATTTCACCCGTTTGACCCATCATCACAAGCAAAAGGAAATAGTATAATTTGAACAACTAATACCCAATTAGTTCATCGGGAGAAGAAAGTTGGAGTTGGTGCAGGATGCTACAAGTAAGCATTGTTTCTGGACCACGCCCGTCATATGACCTTATTACTGATGTCAAAGCTTTTGCAGCGATACCATAGCCACTACAGGTAATTAACATGACAATATCAACCCATTTACTTAAAGATTCATATTAAACATGACAATACTAAATTCAAACCGGTATGCATTTTCAGGATAGGAGCAAATTGCTTATCAAAAGTTACTAAACAAATCCAGATTTCGCAGCACCAAGTAAGAAGTTAAATTCATACCTTCCCCAGTCACCTAAGACCGGGCCTGCACCAGAGGCCCGGGCTTCTCTCCCATCTTCAGTATATCCATATGCAATGGTCCCCGTACCAGCAATTAAGACACACCCGTGAAGTTTTCCCATGGTTCCACTAGCCAACGCTGCCACCGCATCATTCTCAACAAAAAATTCAACATCGCTCGCGAATATATCACTGATTATggaaacaaaaaaagaaaaaaaacataagACAGTGTCTACGTATTCACTTTAAGATTATGGATCACATGTAGGGATCAAGTGGCAAAAATGATATCAACACAAAAAAGCATCTATTGCCAGAACCACCTTCAGGTGGTAATTTCGACTCATTGACTTATTTATTGGAGCGTGTATTATGGTCAAAGCAATATAAAGTTAGTTCAAAGGGGAAGGTGTATCAAGCAAGTTAACCCGTAGAAATCTGACCTCAGCCAATCCAAAATCCGTTGCTGGTCGGTTGGATGGTTGACTCCCGACACAGCTAAGCAAACTGCACGAACAGCAGACCTACTACAACCTGATTTTAAAAGAGCTTCTGCCATAACTTGTTCTAGTGTCTCCCTTGCAGCAGTTTCTGTGTACCGAACAAAAGTACACTAATTACTATTGTATTATTTGACCCATTAACTGCAGATAAGATAAAAAGGACAATATACATAAAAAAAGATTGTCTGCCAGGTCGAAACCCATTCGAGCATCCACAAGCAGGGAAGGTGTAAAACAGTCTACGTGGAAGCTGCTCAATCTCCTCCCTGCACTCATAGTAGCCCGTTTGAGGGCATCCTTCCCACCTCTCACCTCTCCATAAAAACACCCAAGAACCACAATTGATGCTCTTATATTTGCACATTTAGGATATTGTTTTAAATAGCTCCATGCTATTTGATTGAGGAAAATATTTTGTTTGATATAAATACCAACGTTTAAGAACCACAGAGCAAAAAGAACCCGTCCAAACGCTTTGATCATGCAAAAAGAACCTTTAACGGAGGGAAAGGCATGCATATCAGATCTTGTCAAAAAGTGGTACCCTGTGTGTTTCCAATCATATATTTGACCCTCTAGCAGACACATACactaatagtaatagtaatagtagtAGTAATAATGGAGTGACTAAAAAGATAGATTAATACCGCCAACACTATTGTGATTGGAGCAGCCAGCAACAGCACGGGCATAGACAGGCGGAGAATGGTTTGGGGTGAAAGGGATAATAGGCATGCATACGCATATCGTGTTACTAGTCCCACCGTCCAACCCGAGTATAAGtttttcaccaccaccaccaccaccaccaccggctgGTAGTTCGTGCTCGAAATCCCATATTTCTCCCTTTCTCTCCCTCTTCATCACTTCACTCAAACTCCAATCTGCCCATCTCACACAATGACAATTATACGTGAATCACATAAACAAACTTGACAAAATGTGTCACAATTAAATTACTCATTACCTAATTCTTTTATTATAATAATAGGATTCGGACGGCAAAAGATCCAAACACTAAACACCCATCATCCCCatccaacaaaaccaattttttataTCACACCAAAGACTAAAGACTGCAATGTTGGTAACTTCATATTGTAATGATAACAATGTAATGGAGCTATAAAATATTAGTAACTATTTGGTTTTCTGTACCATACCCACCCAATTGGAATACCTTGTCAATTAAATAATAAAGAAATCTTATTTTTCATTAATTCTCAAAATATTACAACTttccaaattttaaatttgaaaactaatatatcatcatcatcctactcagtaaatctcaccaatagcaaagctaaggtaaggTCTGAGGAGGATAGaagtagacagccttacctctaccccataaGAATAGAgtggctgcttccagtgagacccccggctcgattgtagttttgtatcaagccttggacctaagacacataacactcaaacaatcaggacagagactgattggtgcatgtacccccgTATCTTTCAACTATCAACGTCACcgcatgatgcatgattaaccattcACCGCTTTTAACATTATCttcatgaaattagtaaaataatgtttaacttagtaccatttcacttttgcccccgagcgcccacacacacatacatacattatatgtgcacaccgcaagcggggcatgaaaactaatatatatatatatatatatatagggaaaagaTAAAATGAAAATCTCCTTGAGTTAAAGAAACTCTAGAAACCCAATAATAGCCGTTGGTTAGAATGGATGGATGGCTAAGATGAGTTTTTGGATATCTGTTGCTTTTTCTTCCTTTCTCTCAATATAATAATAGGTGATAGTACATCTACGGGTATAATCAGTATAAATTGTTTGTTGAGAAAAATTGAAACTGCATATGTACTTCTTCTGGGTAATATAACATGCTCTATTCATCTACAGTAATATCCATCATAGACACTATAAACCTACTTACATCTTTCAACCAAAATTAAAAATAATTCATCCACAAAGAAGTTTCATCCGTTCAATTGTTTACCCAGGGGAAATTGAAAAACCACTTCTCTCTTTCTCTAGTTCCAAATTCTTCATTCAAATCTTCGGATAAACACAGCAAAAAAAATCCAAATATCCTCCTGCAAAACTATGGAAAACTCAAAGATTTGGTAACAATCTTCCTGGAATTTTCTACCGACTACAAATATTCAGGTATGTCAAATAAACACCTGCTTTTTACAAAATAAAACCCGAAACAAGTTTTAACATCTGGGTTTCAGATCTGAACAAAATAAAATCGGAGGTGGTTTTCCCGGTGTGATTAGGCTTTAAGGAGATGAAGTTGTGGGGTTTTTGCATATGTGTTTGAGGGTTTCGATGATGCGATATTTGGTTCAAGAAGGTATAAACCAGTCACCAAGATCTGAAACAACAACCAATATTTGAACCGAACCTCCAAGAAGATCTGGAAAAAAGTGTTGGTGCGGTTCAAGGACCAAGATTCGAAATCGGACAACCACCATCAAGATCAAGTATGTTTTTAGGTTTAAGAAAATATTGTTTAGAAGATCCGGTTTTCTTATATGtatttgtttaaaattttaattttgtatCATTTTGTTGGTTGATTTATTTTGGTGTTTATGGTGGATTCAAATGGCACAAAAAGAAAAGCAAACTAGATTTTGTTATTGTTTATTTTGGTATTTATTTTGGTGTTTATCCTTTTAGATTAGCTGTGTTAATAGATAGAAACATACTTGATTTTGATTATTTGAAGTTATGAATCTCTAAGATCTGGTCTTTTTTTTTATTGTAACACTACGTAACAAGGTGTTGAAATGTAATAATCGAAGCAAAATACCGGTTAcattttttgtgttataaaaaataaagtgcattgttacaCTTTTTCAGATTATTGTAAAAATGTATGTTAACAATTTTATGTAACATTTTATGTCGAATGTATGTTTAAAATTTAATTTTGTATCATTTTCTTGGTTGACTTATTTTGGTGTTTATAGTGGATTCAAATGGCACAAAAAGAAATGTAAAGTATATCTGGTTATTGTTTATTTTGGTGTTTATCCTTTTAGATTAGTTGGGTGTTAATAGTTAGAAACATACTTGATTTTGATTATTTGAAGTTATGAATCTCCAAGATCTGGTCTTTTTTTATTGTAACACTACGTAACAGGGTGttagaaatgtaacaatcaaagcAAAAATGTGGGTTGCATTTTTTTTGTGTTACAGAAGATAAAGtgcattgttacacttttttagattattgtaaaaataaagtgcgTTGTTACATTAATTTTCTTCaaattattgtaaaaataaagtgtcTGTTACGGAAACAAAATGCGTTACTTTTTTGTGTTATAAAAACAAAGTGGTTGTTACATATGTGACGtaaaataaagtgcattgttacactttttcagattattgtaaaaataaagtgcgttcttatattaattttcttcaaattattttaaaaataaagtggTTGTTACGGAAACAAAGTGCGTTGTTATATTTTTTGTGTTACAAAGCCAAAATAGTTGTTACATATGTGATATGTAAAATTGATCATGTAAAAATGAGACATTTGGTCATGATAAAAGGAGAGCCACAGATCTAAATTAATCAATGGTTGAAACATAGTTTTCTTAACTCAAGTGGGGTTTTATTTTGACTATGTTATGATTTAACtgtcttttattaaaaaaaattggattTGCATCATGTGTAAATTGATGTTGGAAGTTACAATGGGAAAATGTTACATCGAAAATACtaagtaaaaaaaaatgcaaCTATGTTACATTAAAACATACGGAAAAAGatggtatatttttttttttcaaaaaaacctACAAATTTGTTGcatcaaaaaacataaaatatgattttaaacaaaaaaaaatctttcCATAAAAAGTTGCACGTGCAAACTAAAATGGATACCAGATTTATTGAGTGAgttgttattttgtttttaaaatttatatattttgttataAAATGATATTACTTGTTTTGTAATTTACTATTGTGAAAAAAATTGTAATATGATTCTTTTTTCTAAAGTAAGTTAACGTGGAAGGAAATGGGTGAATGATAGTGTAAACCCTTTGAATGATTTATATAGACATTTGATGAAAAGGGAAAATAGGGAAAATATGGGATCAGAGGTAATAGTGATAGGTGGATTATTGTACTCTCTGAACAACACAAAATCTCTGTGCAAAAGACTTTTACATGCTCACTATGAAATTCCCACACTACCCTTGATTCATATCTTCCACAACAGAAAGGGCTTCGTCTAATCCACACAAAGGAGTTTCCTAAGTTTTCTTAACTGGGGTGagttttctcattataattagcctatatatatatatatatatatatatagggtagggctagatagaaaaccctatatatataaaaaacccgagaaaacccaagctcccgacattttttttttgaaaaaaataacacatgtaatatacatgtttttaagacttttgggccaaaaaaatcaaaaaagcgccgaagggatatttaaaaaaaaaaaacaagtttcagcaattttcagcgaaattatggattttttgcttaacacgtgttaggagctgaaatttgtttattttttttaaaaaaatcccttcggagcttttttgttttttttggcccaaaacactctaaaacatgtatattacatgtgtaattttttttcaaaaaaaaaaaaatgtcgggaggttgggtaaaaatggcttcccatttgggtttccagagttttctaagaattttagggttttttatctagcattatcctatatatatatatatatatatatatatatatataggattaggttcaaacgtgaacacaatcccaagagtgaactgcgtgaactgatctgggcccttgatttttatgatcttgagattaaagtgagtggcatgatggtaattatttggttaagttttttcatttaattaaatacaaaaagggtatatgtgtaatttcaatcttaaattgattgcataaatctctcacaaattaagtaatcaattatcctcttaaattgattgcataaatctctcacaaatcaaatcaaggattaggaaagatgtaacttaattcaattattaaaataattatttgtttaaatgcgatgtacacatgtgtattctgattttgccctctttttaatgcgatgtacacatgtgtatatcgtttgtttttgtgatatctcagaattttttttgtattgaatgttgatgtacacctgtgaattactgtacacatatgtatgatgctgagtacacatgtgtactgttctatttatatccaagtacacatgtgtataccattgaaatatgaaggttacgtggatcttaaaaatcaaaatttgaattctggtgatgaaatctgaaataaaaattaaatttaaaatctggtgatttgttgtttgttctgataattatcttattaataaataaacataatgtggataatgaatttaaattaggaaagatgtaacttaattcagttattaaaataatgatttaaatctaattttttttatataattacaatcctatccttaacaactaaaaaggaaatcaagggtccatatatgttcacgcagttcactcttgggaggttgttcacgctggaaccctgccctatatatatatatatatatatatatatataggtacgggatcaggagaaaacggtgaaaagtgtgagaacgcatcCTAGCCGGCCACGTGGTATAGCGCTCTAAATTATGTGCAGGGGTACGATTGTCATCATCCACGTCCCGCTAAATAATGGTGTTATGATTCCGttccaaaaaaaaatctaaatagaAATGGCGTTTTCATCGTTATGCTAGTTTTACATGGCATTTttttaaagtatttttttttcCGAATGGCGTTTATGTTTGAATGGTGTTCTATTGATATCCAACAGATatggcgtttttgtgttttttccatgttttaatttagttttttaacccttttttaatgttgtttatgtttaaaTGGTTGCTATTTGTTAATTATTCTAATCATGACGTTTTCATTGATTTGCATAAATATTATCCAACCAGCTATATCCCCCATGTATGTTTCCATATGCCTCATTGCAAAAACCCCATAGTCGACCACGTTAGACGTTGTCCTCCAATCCATCTTTTGTCTGACAATCTCCGCCTTCTTCATGATCTTATGCTTTGGGTGTTTTTTAAGACGCGAGTAGTTTGCAAAAGCACCGTGCTTCagtttcactttttttttttttttgcatatattAGTTTGGCATTTTGTCAACATAGTTCCTATATACAAAGTTTTTAAGATACTTACCAACTTTCCCACCCATCCATCATACTTGTCTTTAATGCTGAGGTCATCCCCTGCACCGCTGTTATCCAATACATCAACTCTTTCGTGTTTTATGTTGAAGCAGACAACATAGAAATGTCTTGCCCATATTATTGGCACGAAGACCAGTTCATAATCTTTGATTTTTTATCTTTCTGATCTCCTTTGAAACGGGCATTTTTCAGAACAGTTTCCATGTTTCTGTTGAATTTTTTGTATCGAAAATTTGCTTTCGTTGTTTCGTCGtatgtgtaggatcgtttgcacgaccaaatgagtcgttcagaagagtttttgtccaatacgaaaggcggaaacagacatatcaGAGCTGAATCAGCTTAATATACACTTtaactgtcttgtttattgatataacaacgttttacagcctggagacacttcgacagcacctcggcaccggaatcagaaagttacaaatgaaatgaacaaggcaCGTATTTATAGGCAGACCATTTCGCACGGAACAGGCTTCACACGAAATGGCATTTCGTGCGGAATGGCTCATGCGAGATGACCAactccatttcgtacgaaatggatactttccatttcgtgcgaaatggcttcTTCCTATATGTATTTCgtttttctcgtaaaacgtgccctgaactatctaatctattacaagactcgatacaagacgaagtcgacagacatatgcaccaacagactcccccttggatgttgacgaagtcttcagtgtcgagtcttcacaatcttcagtctttatcagtcttcttgCTCTTTCGAAagtattctccattgtaagcatcctcaatctctttctctttctctctttcttcctGAATCTCAACCTGACTttatcttctcttgatcagatctcttgattccttaagttcatcagcattagCAGTTTGCGTAACTCGCAGTTCCGGGATCAGAACCTGGCTTATTACTATTCAAACTCCCCTTTGCTAGCAGACTCCCCTTAAGTTGTTTCGGGATCGCAATCTGTCTTAGCTCTCGTTctaagatcgaaacctggctcaaactctgctcagaTTTAGATATGGGGACCTACATAAATCTCAACCCAGCAATAAGATTCACAATATTTAGGATTTAACAAATTTAGAAACCAACTTGTAGATATCGATccaaatgatttaacatttataaATTTTGATGACCTATTGtaaaaacatcatttttcttATTTCTTTAAACAAACTCACCCAACCTGTTGTTGTTCATCATgattagcacttggaattttgaaaatcagcttttcaacatcagttgtcgaaaataaaatgaaataaaatctttttgatttttcaaaattttatgctaaaatacacttaaaatctttttggattttgaaaagcagtaaagaaatatttacaaacatttg
Above is a window of Helianthus annuus cultivar XRQ/B chromosome 14, HanXRQr2.0-SUNRISE, whole genome shotgun sequence DNA encoding:
- the LOC110908388 gene encoding N-acetyl-D-glucosamine kinase; the protein is MKRERKGEIWDFEHELPAGGGGGGGGEKLILGLDGGTSNTICVCMPIIPFTPNHSPPVYARAVAGCSNHNSVGETAARETLEQVMAEALLKSGCSRSAVRAVCLAVSGVNHPTDQQRILDWLSDIFASDVEFFVENDAVAALASGTMGKLHGCVLIAGTGTIAYGYTEDGREARASGAGPVLGDWGSGYGIAAKALTSVIRSYDGRGPETMLTCSILHQLQLSSPDELIGWTYADPSWARIANLVPVVISCAEAGDQVANDILLHAVQELASSVKAVVHRLGLCGKDGKASFPLVMVGNVLEANRRWDIGKEVIDCISKDFPGTHPVRPKVEPAVGAALLAWNYLIEQYQQEHSEVDYD